A single window of Gossypium arboreum isolate Shixiya-1 chromosome 13, ASM2569848v2, whole genome shotgun sequence DNA harbors:
- the LOC108461529 gene encoding 40S ribosomal protein S12-2-like produces the protein MSGEEVAVAPTEVAAAIGEPMDINAALPLVIRKSKAHGGLARGLHEAAKAIEKHNAHLCVLADDCDQPDYVKLVKALCADHNVKVLRAPSAKTLGEWAGLCKIDSEGKARKVVGCSCVVVKDYGEQHEAVEVVQQHKD, from the exons ATGTCGGG AGAGGAAGTTGCAGTTGCCCCAACTGAGGTTGCTGCTGCCATTGGTGAGCCAATGGACATCAACGCAGCCTTGCCTCTTGTGATTAGGAAGTCCAAAGCTCATGGGGGGCTTGCACGTGGTTTACACGAAGCTGCCAAGGCAATTGAAAAGCACAATGCACATCTTTGTGTTTTAGCTGATGATTGTGACCAGCCAGATTATGTTAAACTGGTCAAGGCACTCTGTGCCGATCACAATGTTAAAGTGCTACGTGCACCTAGTGCAAAAACTCTGGGCGAGTGGGCTGGT TTGTGTAAGATCGATTCTGAGGGAAAGGCAAGGAAGGTAGTTGGTTGTTCTTGTGTAGTTGTCAAG GATTATGGTGAGCAACACGAGGCTGTCGAAGTTGTTCAGCAGCACAAGGATTAA
- the LOC108464399 gene encoding uncharacterized protein LOC108464399 produces the protein MKRQFFLRSPSHQTLTVTLESTQSLTLRQLKSSLLPNPQSFSSFYFTLNGKPLSDSTLLPNPQISHLSTLFLLPRVSGGGGDGGATGAESRDCYLKMYAVKKPDKVDPNEKRLGKWLNCALSNEPLREPCVIDKLGNIFNKEALVEALLGKKLPKEFRHVKGLKDMINVKLSMIPGKQSDAADGATFQCPITGLEFNGKYKFFALRNCGHVVSAKALKEVKSSACLVCHKEFVQSDKMVINGSEEEVAALRERMEEEKSKIVKEKKKRGIDVVDGKKDCGKLEGNEKLENGKKSNNGGVKKFRATDVAPANATKEVYASIFTSSKKSDFKETFTCRSLPLGRN, from the coding sequence ATGAAGCGTCAATTTTTTCTCCGATCCCCAAGTCACCAAACCCTGACCGTAACCCTAGAATCCACCCAATCCCTAACCCTTCGTCAACTCAAATCCTCTCTCCTTCCGAACCCACAATCCTTCTCCTCCTTCTACTTCACCCTCAATGGAAAACCCCTCTCTGATTCCACCCTTCTCCCAAATCCCCAAATTTCCCATCTTTCAACCCTTTTTCTCCTCCCCCGCGTCTCCGGTGGCGGAGGCGATGGCGGCGCCACTGGAGCTGAGTCCCGCGACTGTTATCTCAAGATGTACGCTGTCAAAAAGCCCGATAAAGTCGACCCCAATGAGAAAAGGCTTGGTAAGTGGCTCAATTGTGCCTTATCTAATGAACCTCTAAGAGAACCTTGTGTGATTGATAAATTAGGGAATATTTTCAATAAGGAAGCTCTTGTTGAAGCTTTGCTGGGTAAGAAATTGCCCAAAGAGTTTAGACATGTAAAGGGTTTGAAAGATATGATTAATGTTAAGTTGTCGATGATTCCCGGCAAGCAATCAGATGCTGCTGATGGTGCTACGTTTCAATGCCCCATAACCGGGCTCGAATTCAATGGGAAGTATAAGTTTTTTGCGTTGAGGAATTGTGGGCATGTTGTCAGTGCTAAGGCTTTGAAAGAGGTTAAGTCATCTGCGTGTTTGGTTTGTCATAAGGAGTTTGTGCAGTCTGATAAGATGGTGATTAATGGAAGTGAGGAGGAGGTGGCAGCCTTAAGGGAGAGGATGGAGGAAGAGAAATCGAAAATagtgaaggagaagaagaagaggggaatCGATGTTGTGGATGGGAAAAAAGATTGTGGCAAGTTGGAAGGGAATGAAAAGCTTGAGAATGGGAAGAAATCGAATAATGGTGGGGTGAAGAAGTTTCGAGCTACGGATGTGGCACCGGCTAATGCAACAAAAGAAGTTTATGCTTCCATATTTACTTCTTCGAAGAAGTCGGATTTTAAGGAAACTTTTACATGTAGATCACTCCCACTTGGTCGAAATTGA
- the LOC108461337 gene encoding uncharacterized protein LOC108461337 → MIGTGKIKQYANVLDKPLGKGKQEVSLSAFAFLFSELVQYNQTEVDNISELETRLEDAGYAVGARVLELLCHRDKGNRRETRLLGILSFVHSTVWKVLFGKVADSLEKGTEQEDEYMISEKELLVNRFISIPKDMGTFHCGAFVAGIVKGVLENAGFPAVVTAHFVPVEGQQRPRTTILIKFAEEVLRREARLG, encoded by the exons ATGATCGGAACCGGGAAGATTAAGCAGTATGCCAACGTCCTCGACAAGCCCCTCGGCAAGGGAAAACAAGAG GTTAGCTTAAGTGCGTTTGCTTTCTTGTTTTCGGAGCTTGTTCAGTACAATCAAACAGAGGTTGATAACATTTCTGAATTAGAAACAAG GCTGGAGGATGCGGGTTACGCTGTTGGGGCTCGAGTTCTGGAACTTTTATGTCATAGGGATAAG GGAAATAGAAGAGAGACCCGATTGTTGGGTATTTTATCTTTTGTGCACAGCACCGTGTGGAAGGTGTTATTTGGAAAG GTGGCTGACTCACTTGAGAAGGGCACTGAACAGGAAGATGAGTACATGATTAGTGAGAAGGAACTCCTAGTGAACAG GTTTATTTCAATTCCAAAAGACATGGGGACATTTCATTGTGGGGCATTTGTTGCCGGGATAGTGAAA GGTGTTTTGGAGAATGCAGGATTTCCAGCAGTTGTAACAGCTCATTTTGTTCCTGTAGAGGGTCAGCAAAGACCTCGAACAACTATTTTGATAAAGTTTGCTGAAGAG GTATTGCGGAGAGAAGCAAGGTTAGGTTGA